One genomic window of Chrysemys picta bellii isolate R12L10 unplaced genomic scaffold, ASM1138683v2 scaf990, whole genome shotgun sequence includes the following:
- the LOC135979553 gene encoding maestro heat-like repeat-containing protein family member 2A → MNKFVSEQEVMDRGVYNEVVSLLANMDDQDKGKIALRIALIAETKLASVVTVLLEKLQQDERDRVDIYCVLEKILQQDTGGLERRLLNKIITLASNHMRETQEATNELKVAASNTLVTLARCYFYEVMYELQCRLKLLGLPEEFVFITLGNLSSAYGMVISIFCFKVIVFHLRTGDYSLYQKMLQLNRALFECVHEALECIPYVGMTLKRMFSMLGIVKDSRLRQAFCG, encoded by the exons gtgtTTATAATGAGGTTGTTTCCCTCCTGGCAAATATGGATGACCAAGATAAGGGCAAAATTGCCCTCAGGATTGCCTTGATAGCTGAGACCAAGCTGGCTAGCGTTGTGACAGTGCTGCTAGAGAAACTGCAACAGGATGAG CGAGACAGAGTTGACATTTACTGTGTCCTGGAGAAAATATTACAGCAGGACACCGGGGGCCTAGAGAGAAGGCTACTGAACAAAATAATAACCCTGGCCTCAAACCACATGAGAGAGACTCAG gaaGCAACAAATGAACTAAAAGTGGCAGCTAGCAACACCTTAGTGACCCTGGCACGCTGCTATTTCTATGAGGTGATGTACGAGCTGCAGTGTCGTCTGAAACTACTGGGGCTGCCTGAAGAGTTTGTTTTCATTACACTGGGCAACCTGTCATCAGCCTATGGTATGGTAATTTCCAtcttttgtttcaaagttattgTCTTTCATTTAAGGACAGGGGATTACTCTCTCTACCAAAAAATGTTACAGCTAAACAGAGCTCTGTTTGAGTGTGTGcatgagg cactTGAGTGTATCCCTTATGTGGGAATGACCCTGAAGCGCATGTTCTCCATGTTGGGGATAGTCAAGGACAGCAGGCTGAGACAAGCGTTTTGTGGTG